A single window of Microbispora hainanensis DNA harbors:
- a CDS encoding cytochrome P450 — protein MSIDSCPPLFGPAFDADPYPAYDWLRRNAPVTRVPLPGCEAWLVTRYEDAVTALTHPALAKDPAAGSPEWRAASLGLPLDHRPGLARHMINADGADHARLRRLVSGAFTPRRMAGLRTRALEVTDALLDRLDGPETDLISGLAYPLPITIICDLLGVPEEDRATFHRHASVIDSAAASEVEEIARATDALEIFLADLVELKRSRPGDDLLTDLVRRSNQGEIDKDELTSTAFLLLIAGHETTVALIGNGLLALLRHPAQAAVLRADLSRLPDFIDEMLRYDGPVRNATWRFPTEPVVIGGQEMLPGEPILVSLLAANRDPAAFADPDAFSPGRVGEPHLAFGRGPHYCVGAALAKVEGEAAIGRVLERFPDLALAADPAELRWWPSAIMRGLFSLPVRLHG, from the coding sequence GTGTCCATCGACTCATGCCCCCCGCTGTTCGGCCCGGCGTTCGACGCCGATCCCTACCCCGCCTACGACTGGCTGCGCCGGAACGCGCCGGTGACCCGCGTGCCGCTGCCCGGCTGCGAGGCATGGCTGGTCACGCGGTACGAGGACGCCGTGACCGCGCTGACCCATCCCGCCCTCGCCAAGGACCCGGCGGCCGGCTCGCCCGAATGGCGGGCCGCCTCTCTCGGCCTGCCTCTGGACCACCGGCCCGGGCTCGCCCGCCACATGATCAACGCCGACGGCGCCGACCACGCGCGGCTGCGGCGGCTGGTGAGCGGGGCCTTCACCCCCCGGCGGATGGCGGGGCTGCGGACGCGGGCGCTGGAGGTGACCGACGCGCTGCTCGACCGCCTCGACGGCCCGGAGACGGACCTGATCTCCGGTCTCGCCTATCCCCTGCCGATCACGATCATCTGCGACCTGCTCGGCGTGCCCGAGGAGGACCGGGCCACCTTCCACCGGCACGCCTCTGTCATCGACTCGGCGGCGGCGTCCGAGGTGGAGGAGATCGCCCGCGCCACCGACGCCCTGGAGATCTTCCTGGCCGACCTGGTCGAGCTCAAGCGCTCCCGGCCGGGCGACGACCTGCTCACCGATCTCGTACGCCGGTCCAACCAGGGCGAGATCGACAAGGACGAGCTGACCTCCACCGCGTTCCTGCTGCTGATCGCGGGCCACGAGACGACCGTGGCGCTGATCGGCAACGGCCTGCTCGCGCTGCTGCGGCACCCCGCCCAGGCGGCGGTCCTGCGCGCCGATCTCTCCCGGCTGCCGGACTTCATCGACGAGATGCTGCGTTACGACGGTCCCGTACGGAACGCCACCTGGCGCTTTCCCACCGAGCCCGTGGTGATCGGCGGCCAGGAGATGCTGCCCGGCGAGCCCATCCTCGTCTCGCTGCTCGCGGCCAACCGGGACCCGGCGGCGTTCGCCGACCCGGACGCGTTCTCCCCCGGCCGGGTCGGCGAACCGCACCTCGCCTTCGGCCGGGGGCCCCACTATTGCGTCGGCGCGGCCCTGGCCAAGGTGGAGGGGGAGGCCGCGATCGGCCGGGTGCTCGAACGCTTCCCCGATCTGGCCCTCGCCGCCGACCCCGCCGAGCTGCGCTGGTGGCCCAGCGCCATCATGCGCGGACTGTTCTCGCTGCCCGTCCGCCTGCACGGCTGA
- a CDS encoding PadR family transcriptional regulator, which translates to MDSSQLLKGVLDLAVLAVLAERDSYGYDVVRRLREAGLEDVGDASVYGTLRRLFKAGALTSYVVASDEGPHRKYYGLNDVGRSLLQTSAKTWTSFAATMNDLLKEVDPG; encoded by the coding sequence GTGGACAGTAGCCAGCTCCTCAAAGGGGTTCTCGACCTGGCGGTCCTCGCGGTGCTCGCCGAGCGCGACAGTTACGGATACGACGTCGTACGCCGCCTGCGCGAGGCGGGGCTGGAGGACGTCGGCGACGCCTCGGTGTACGGGACGCTGCGGCGGCTCTTCAAGGCCGGAGCGCTCACCTCCTATGTGGTGGCCTCCGACGAGGGGCCGCACCGCAAGTACTACGGCCTGAACGACGTGGGCCGCTCACTCCTCCAGACCTCGGCGAAGACCTGGACGTCGTTCGCCGCCACCATGAACGACCTGCTCAAGGAGGTCGATCCGGGATGA
- a CDS encoding DUF501 domain-containing protein has product MDPADLAAARAQLGRQPRGVRAVAHRCPCGLPDVLETAPRLPDGAPFPTLFYLTCPKAASAIGTLESSGLMKSMQARLAEDPELAEAYRAAHEDYVARRDQAAKEEGLEPLPRDMQSAGGMPGRVKCLHALVAHELAAPGVNPFGREALDALPDWWAGGPCVVVESPAERPQATRSTETD; this is encoded by the coding sequence GTGGACCCCGCTGACCTGGCGGCGGCGCGGGCGCAGCTCGGGCGGCAGCCGCGCGGGGTGCGGGCCGTCGCTCACCGGTGTCCCTGCGGCCTGCCCGACGTGCTGGAGACCGCGCCCCGGCTGCCCGACGGGGCGCCGTTCCCCACGCTGTTCTACCTGACCTGCCCGAAGGCCGCCTCGGCGATCGGCACGCTGGAGTCGTCCGGTCTGATGAAGAGCATGCAGGCCCGGCTCGCGGAGGACCCCGAGCTGGCCGAGGCCTACCGGGCGGCCCACGAGGACTACGTCGCCCGCCGCGACCAGGCGGCCAAGGAAGAGGGCCTGGAGCCGCTGCCGCGCGACATGCAGAGCGCCGGCGGCATGCCGGGCCGGGTCAAGTGCCTGCACGCGCTGGTGGCCCACGAGCTGGCCGCGCCGGGGGTCAACCCGTTCGGCCGGGAGGCGCTCGACGCGCTGCCCGACTGGTGGGCCGGCGGCCCCTGCGTGGTCGTTGAGAGCCCCGCAGAGCGGCCCCAGGCTACGCGGAGCACCGAGACGGACTGA
- a CDS encoding HAAS signaling domain-containing protein has translation MTPPTTPPMTPQDYAAAVRAALADLPAGDRDALLEDLDEHLAEVAAEPGMSLEERLGSPEAYAAELRAAYGGRPSDGGSSLGGRLRERVSGAVRRVHTRLLVLPPYRQAAAFAPELRPAWWVLRGYAIALAVLAPISAPGLIPGDIPAWVFTLAVVWGSVWLGRRGRARASRWGRVLLLGANLVAAVLVITAMADVPGTPSRDVAFDYGSRPEGLGVRVENVSSFGGEVTNIFPYAADGTPLHDVRLYDQDGDPIMLDPGFDQEIVIPCDGEPPIRNAYPLPLRPSDDRPGRAARGPAARGLEPTCTPTTPAPTDTATPSASPSPSSEPSATPSRR, from the coding sequence ATGACTCCCCCAACGACGCCCCCGATGACGCCCCAGGACTACGCCGCCGCCGTACGCGCGGCGCTCGCCGATCTCCCCGCCGGGGACAGGGACGCGCTGCTGGAGGACCTGGACGAGCATCTCGCCGAGGTCGCCGCCGAGCCGGGCATGTCGCTGGAGGAGCGCCTCGGCAGCCCCGAGGCGTACGCGGCCGAGCTGCGGGCCGCCTATGGCGGGCGGCCGTCGGACGGCGGCTCCTCGTTGGGCGGGCGGCTGCGCGAGCGCGTGAGCGGTGCGGTCCGGCGCGTCCACACGCGGCTGCTCGTGCTCCCGCCCTACCGGCAGGCCGCCGCCTTCGCCCCGGAGCTGCGCCCCGCCTGGTGGGTGCTGCGGGGCTACGCGATCGCGCTCGCCGTGCTCGCGCCGATCAGCGCCCCCGGGCTGATCCCCGGCGACATCCCCGCCTGGGTGTTCACGCTCGCGGTCGTCTGGGGATCGGTGTGGCTGGGCCGGCGGGGCCGCGCGCGAGCGTCGCGCTGGGGCCGCGTGCTGCTGCTCGGAGCCAACCTGGTGGCCGCGGTGCTCGTGATCACGGCGATGGCCGACGTGCCGGGCACGCCGTCGCGCGACGTGGCCTTCGACTACGGCTCCCGGCCGGAGGGCCTGGGCGTGCGGGTGGAGAACGTGTCCTCCTTCGGCGGGGAGGTCACCAACATCTTCCCGTACGCGGCGGACGGGACGCCGCTGCACGACGTCCGGCTCTACGACCAGGACGGCGACCCGATCATGCTGGATCCGGGCTTCGACCAGGAGATCGTCATCCCCTGCGACGGGGAGCCGCCCATCCGCAACGCCTACCCGCTGCCGCTGCGGCCCTCGGACGACCGTCCCGGACGGGCCGCCCGTGGACCGGCCGCCCGTGGGCTGGAGCCCACGTGCACGCCCACCACCCCGGCGCCCACGGACACCGCGACGCCTTCCGCGTCGCCGTCGCCATCTTCCGAGCCGTCGGCCACGCCGTCCCGCCGATAG
- a CDS encoding Ppx/GppA phosphatase family protein encodes MKTKRVAAIDCGTNSVRLLIADISGDVLTDVERRMEIVRLGQDVDRTGRLAPEALERTFTAMRGYAKLIREHSPDGPVPVRVVATSATRDAANRADFVAGVRDIFGVEPEVVTGDEEARLSFTGATRGLAGSDAETPYLVVDIGGGSTEFVVGSRSVEGALSVDIGCVRLTERHLRDDPPSAETVEAAVADIEAAMDRVEERVPVRTARTLVGLAGSVTTVAGIALGLPAYDPARIHHSRIPAERVHEVSARLLRMTHDERAAIPVMHPGRVDVIGAGALILDRIVRRYGFPEVVVSEHDILDGIAWSLA; translated from the coding sequence GTGAAGACGAAGCGGGTCGCGGCCATCGACTGCGGGACCAACTCGGTCCGCCTTCTCATTGCCGATATCTCCGGCGACGTCCTCACCGACGTCGAACGGCGGATGGAGATCGTCCGGCTCGGCCAGGACGTCGACCGTACGGGACGGCTCGCGCCGGAGGCCCTGGAGCGGACCTTCACGGCCATGCGCGGCTACGCCAAGCTGATCAGGGAGCACTCCCCGGACGGCCCCGTGCCGGTCCGCGTGGTCGCCACCTCGGCGACCCGTGACGCCGCCAACCGGGCCGACTTCGTCGCCGGGGTGCGCGACATCTTCGGCGTGGAGCCCGAGGTGGTGACCGGCGACGAGGAGGCGCGGCTGTCGTTCACCGGCGCGACCCGGGGCCTCGCCGGATCGGACGCCGAGACGCCCTACCTCGTGGTGGACATCGGGGGTGGTTCGACCGAGTTCGTCGTCGGCTCCCGGTCCGTCGAGGGCGCGCTGTCGGTGGACATCGGCTGTGTGCGGCTCACCGAGCGCCACCTGCGCGACGATCCGCCGAGCGCCGAGACGGTGGAGGCGGCCGTCGCCGACATCGAGGCGGCCATGGACCGGGTCGAGGAGCGCGTCCCCGTGCGTACGGCGCGGACGCTGGTCGGCCTGGCGGGCTCGGTCACCACGGTCGCCGGGATCGCGCTCGGCCTGCCCGCCTACGACCCCGCGCGCATCCACCACTCGCGCATCCCGGCCGAACGGGTCCACGAGGTGTCCGCGCGGCTGCTGCGCATGACCCACGACGAGCGGGCCGCCATCCCGGTCATGCACCCGGGCCGGGTGGACGTCATCGGCGCGGGCGCGCTCATCCTCGACCGCATAGTCCGCCGTTACGGCTTCCCCGAGGTCGTCGTCAGCGAGCACGACATCCTCGACGGCATCGCCTGGTCCCTCGCCTGA
- a CDS encoding ArsR/SmtB family transcription factor, with the protein MPRTQRRRSALTHPNAAEIDLLDVLHALADPTRMTIVRTLRAEPERPCGTFPVDVAPSTLTHHFRVLREAGVIHQREDGNRRWTALRLADLDGRFPGLLDSILGAYENEPAAP; encoded by the coding sequence ATGCCACGAACCCAACGCCGCAGGTCGGCACTGACGCATCCGAACGCCGCCGAGATCGACCTGCTCGACGTCCTGCACGCGCTGGCGGACCCCACACGCATGACGATCGTGCGGACGCTGCGCGCGGAGCCGGAACGGCCCTGCGGCACGTTTCCGGTGGATGTGGCGCCGTCGACGCTCACGCACCACTTCCGGGTGCTCAGGGAGGCAGGTGTCATCCATCAGCGGGAGGACGGCAACCGCCGGTGGACCGCGCTGCGCCTGGCCGATCTCGACGGCCGGTTCCCGGGCCTGCTCGACTCGATCCTCGGCGCGTACGAGAACGAGCCCGCCGCTCCTTGA
- a CDS encoding quinone oxidoreductase family protein, whose protein sequence is MRALVMTGPSHGSDLTEIADMPVPEPGADEVSIDVSFAGVNFIDVMARRGDPGYVTAWPYVPGKEVAGTVRRVGPGVSGLVPGQRVAAFTPSGGLAEVAVASAALTMPLPDGVPSPLAAAAPLMLTSALLLLTDAARFGAGESVLVHSASGGVGSAVARLVPALGGGRLIGTVGRADKTEAARSAGYDTVVVRDEGAGAAIRAAAPEGVDVVLDPLGVELLELDLEVTGPGGRIVLFGNAGGGEVSPLPPHPRLMRGNVGIVGFSASALTVNAPHRIARGLRRVLDLVAEGRLDVPVTVIDSLGEVPGVHQLLADGRGSGKYVVRIA, encoded by the coding sequence ATGCGGGCACTGGTGATGACGGGGCCGTCGCACGGGTCGGATCTGACCGAGATCGCGGACATGCCGGTGCCGGAGCCCGGCGCGGACGAGGTGTCCATCGACGTCTCCTTCGCGGGCGTCAACTTCATCGACGTGATGGCGCGCAGGGGAGACCCGGGCTACGTCACGGCCTGGCCGTACGTGCCGGGCAAGGAGGTGGCGGGCACCGTGCGCCGGGTGGGCCCAGGCGTCTCCGGTCTCGTGCCGGGGCAGCGGGTGGCCGCCTTCACCCCGTCCGGCGGTCTTGCCGAGGTGGCCGTGGCGTCCGCCGCTCTCACCATGCCGCTGCCGGACGGCGTGCCCTCCCCCCTCGCCGCGGCCGCCCCGCTGATGCTGACGAGCGCGTTGCTGCTGCTCACCGACGCGGCCAGGTTCGGCGCGGGAGAGAGTGTGCTCGTGCACTCCGCGAGCGGCGGCGTCGGGTCGGCCGTGGCCCGTCTGGTGCCCGCGCTCGGCGGAGGACGGCTCATCGGCACCGTGGGCCGGGCGGACAAGACCGAGGCGGCCCGGTCGGCCGGCTACGACACGGTGGTCGTCCGCGACGAGGGGGCGGGCGCCGCCATCCGGGCCGCCGCGCCCGAGGGTGTGGACGTCGTCCTCGACCCGCTCGGCGTCGAGCTGCTCGAACTCGACCTGGAGGTCACCGGGCCCGGCGGCAGGATCGTGCTGTTCGGCAACGCGGGAGGCGGTGAGGTGTCCCCGTTGCCGCCCCACCCTCGCCTGATGCGGGGCAACGTGGGGATCGTCGGCTTCAGCGCCAGCGCCCTCACCGTGAACGCGCCGCACCGGATCGCGCGGGGCCTGCGCCGCGTGCTGGACCTGGTCGCGGAGGGCCGGCTGGACGTGCCGGTGACCGTGATCGACTCTCTCGGCGAGGTGCCCGGCGTCCACCAACTGCTCGCCGACGGCCGGGGCAGCGGCAAGTACGTCGTCCGGATCGCGTGA